The Nitrospira sp. SG-bin1 genome has a window encoding:
- a CDS encoding sugar kinase → MGKLLVVGSVALDTVKTPFGEGTEILGGSATYFSTAASFFTSVALIAVVGEDFPQQHVVFLKSRGIDLVGLERRPGATFRWKGEYTHQLNEAHTLDTQLNVFETFRPQIPEAYRAPEVLFLGNIHPELQLDVLNKVKRPALVACDTMNFWISGQRDALWKVLEKVDILIINDGEARALGQDSNLVKVAKLILSRGPKHLIVKRGEYGVLMFNGKQVFGAPAFPLEDVRDPTGAGDTFAGGFLGYLAATGNRSPEAMRQAIIFGSVMASFTVESFSLDRLRILDYKEIQARFAEFKRLTHFEDVP, encoded by the coding sequence ATGGGGAAACTGTTGGTCGTGGGATCGGTCGCACTTGATACGGTCAAAACGCCGTTCGGCGAGGGAACCGAGATTCTGGGAGGGTCGGCCACCTATTTCTCCACGGCGGCCAGCTTTTTCACCTCGGTTGCGCTCATCGCCGTGGTGGGAGAGGATTTTCCCCAACAGCACGTCGTGTTTCTCAAAAGCCGGGGGATTGATCTCGTCGGGCTTGAGCGGCGCCCCGGAGCGACCTTTCGATGGAAGGGAGAATACACGCATCAGCTCAATGAAGCTCATACCTTGGATACGCAGCTGAACGTGTTTGAAACGTTTCGTCCTCAAATTCCGGAGGCCTATCGAGCGCCGGAGGTGCTGTTCCTGGGGAACATCCATCCGGAACTCCAGCTCGACGTCCTGAACAAGGTGAAACGTCCCGCGTTGGTGGCCTGCGATACGATGAACTTCTGGATCAGCGGCCAACGTGACGCGCTGTGGAAGGTGTTGGAGAAGGTGGACATTCTGATCATCAACGACGGCGAGGCGCGCGCGCTGGGTCAGGATTCCAACTTGGTGAAGGTGGCGAAGCTCATCCTGTCACGAGGCCCCAAGCATCTCATCGTCAAGCGCGGCGAGTATGGCGTGCTGATGTTCAACGGCAAGCAGGTGTTCGGCGCGCCGGCGTTTCCGCTCGAAGACGTCCGCGATCCGACGGGCGCCGGAGACACCTTTGCAGGAGGATTTCTCGGCTACTTGGCCGCCACCGGAAACCGGTCTCCGGAAGCCATGAGGCAGGCCATTATCTTTGGGAGCGTCATGGCGTCATTTACCGTAGAATCCTTTAGTCTTGACCGATTGCGCATCCTGGATTACAAAGAGATTCAAGCTCGGTTCGCCGAGTTCAAGCGGCTCACGCATTTTGAGGATGTGCCATGA